The nucleotide window GATATCATATATGATTGGGAAAACAGATAGAATACAGTTTACGTTTGTAGCAGTTGCTGTATTTTTCCTACACTTATGAAATACTATATAATTTAGTAAGAAAAACTGAGCAATCATAGCTTTATCAACAAACCGACCTCTGCCACAAACCCACTTCTTACTAGTATGTTCATATACCTATTTTTATATTTACTAATCATACTAACTTACCTGTGATACAAGATGTCTGAATGTTTGGCAACCAGCGAGAGTTCTTTACGTATTCGGCATGTTTGTCGCCACAATCAAGGCGTGCAGACAACTATCTTTACTCTCGTGTGAAAGACTGTGAGGAATGGAAAAACCGGTTCAGATGGGATGTTAATGAGTGCACACTGCACATCGCTTCGGGCAATATTTCTCGTTAGTCATAGAATGGTGCTGAAAGTAcgctgtggggtcgtgtggcgtgacggcagggtgttcgactcagaaccaagaggtcccgagttcgaatccccctgacgccaccgatgttgtgtccgTGTTGTgccacacgactttcctcacttcgcccaggtgtataaaaataaaaatgggtatgttgttatctgtacgtggccgTTAATATAAGTtgtaaaaacttgagtgcagtgtcacgtccttgtctgtcaaaaaccgataTGGAAAAAAAGTACGCTGCCACGCTGGTAAGGGTTTTAGAAGGCCATGATTTGACAGTAATGTCACCTGCGAGTCAAGAGTTATGACTTAATGCTGGTAACTTCGTCCAGCAATGACAAACCAAGACACCTCACTAGTGGTCAAACATGGCGTAATGTCGTGTACGTCTACCCGAATCGTAATATGATTCTAATTTACAGCAAACATTGATGAAGTTTGACTGTGAAGTTACTTATGGAAATAtattgatgaataaaaaaacaaatgataTGGAAAATTCAGAAGAACCGAATCGAGTGATAAAATGAATTTCACCATTTTGCACCCATTTGCGCCATTTTTCCAATTGAGAATTCTTATGAAATTGAAGTAAAAAAACAGTACCAATTTCAGGCGACTTTCAGGCCAATTTGCGCCGGTTTACACCACATTGCGAATACCAGGTGATAGAAAATTCTAATCAGCTCTTCATCTGTCTTTCGTGCGACTAAAGTCTTAGCACACACGCATTATCTTAACGCTCATCCGGAGATGAAAGTGTATGTTATATAATCGGGTAGAAGTTATGAACATTAATGGAGCCCAGGGGAATATTGTTAATGGATAAGTCTTGTAGAACAATCAATAAATGTCTAGACATTGTCCGTGATTCATACACGATGTAATTTCTGATTCTTTTCTTCACCTTTCTATGTTACCATCCCTAATTCAGAGCAGCGCGCgaagtccagtggttagcgaccctgtGTCTGGACCAGGGGGTCACTCATCCGACATgaacgctactggaaagggtcgcagttctGAGGTcgagacgttaagccgtggtccactgttcacttGTCGAAAAAGGCtaagggaatttccccggtacaatgaacctgtaaatactgtacatggcgtttgtcttctctgtcaccgCCAGTGGAAGATTGGTCTTcatcagtgagctaaactggttcgaggacactttcacttttcagcAGCAGGCATTCTAGACCTCCAGAATAAAAGTTAATGTGCGACTGTACTTGAAAACAAACGGTGTTGTGGGAGAAGACATCTTTTTTATTACGAAGTTTCGCTAGCCTTCTTTCTTGCTACCGGAAATAGCGCCTCATTTTGCTTGATGAAGGATAGAATTTGCATAAGTGTCTTTGATCTTGCGTTCGAAATAAAGCTTGATTCTCAAAACGCGTTGTTTTTCAACTATCCGGCGGAACTTTCTTGGAAGCAGCCTAAAGAATTAAGCCTGAGATGTTGTATAACGCATTGTCACGAAATATATTTAGAGCACAAATAAATGATTCATCGCAGATCCCAAACTAAGTGCAGTGGGCCTTTAAATCTCTTCAGAGTGCATGGGAAGAATAAAGACTAAGTCTGCCTAAATGACTCATGATAATCTGACTCATGATAAGTGCCGACCATGTCAAGTAGTTTCATCGTCATCAGATTGTTACACAGTCCTCCCATCTAAACGTTAAGGTTTTCTGTAATTCTAAAAAGGCCTAAGCTTACACTAAACATTCCGAGCGAGTTTTATCAAGGTGTGTCAAGTAGTTAAGGATTAAGGCAGCTTTAGGTTCATTGCGTTTGgagatcaagaaaaaaaaatcagccttTAAGCAATGACGacatttgaaggtttgtaggttgctTTAATTATTTATCACAAGCAGAATGCTTCCTCCGATAGCTTCCTCGTTGTAAGATGTTAAAAAAGACATATTTCATATTGTCACTTTCTGGCATTGGGACGCAAAACCGTTCccaaaagtagaaaaaaagtagGACCCAATCTTCACTGATTTATGATCCGATCATCACGGCACGTTTATGGTAAATGTAGCCGTTGAGGCTGTAGCtacgtaggggcagtgggttgttatccactgtttcTGGGCACGGTTTTGGAAAGCAAAGCCTGgctttccaccgccttttacctccccaaccgaagtcaggtacccatttttatgcctgggtggagtgagggaagttgtgtaaagtgccttccaAAAGGaaacaacgtctagccaggaatagAACTCGTGAGCTCTTGATCTCGTGTCCACTAGTCTAGCCACTCAGCTTTTCCACGCCACCTCTTTATCGGATCTATCTGTCAAAGGGCAACTCAGGATCAGAAGCAGATCAAGAATAAAACCGAAGATGGGCAGCGTTGCGTCCAAGTCCGCCTCCAGACGGAAGCATAAGGGTGCACCCCTTCCGCCTCCGCTGCctcctaaacctctggacccgCGTATTAAACTCGACCCCAAGGAGAAGTTCTATCTTCAGAAATCGTGGAAGACAGTAGCGAGGAATGAGGATGTTGCTGCGATGACTATGTTTATCAGGTGTGTGTCACATGTAGTCAAACCTATACTAGTGGTAacctctgtctctctctctctgtccatATCTACAATGcgacatcccccagtataatttACTCGTGCATATCTAAACTACCTGTTTGTGTGTacggtctgtatgtatgtatgtgtgtgtgcggtgtgtgtgtgtgcgtgtgtgtgtgtgtgcggtgtGTGTatatgcctgtgtgtgtatcCAGGTATGACCTGCTGTTCGACCAAACTTCTTCAGAGTCATTGATGAAAAGTagcggatgctacttgaaacgtctggccgtttccaaaagcatatccagttgcttgatcgagtaactgttatttggcattgTTTAATACTTGTTGCCAtgcattgtaccgtgtacaattgtcgtgcaataaaggaCATTTTCATAATTGTTACCATTGCCCGCAGCCTCTTTCGGTCCAGTCCGGAGATCAAAGAGAAGTGGCCGCAGCTCCGGAAGTTGTCGGAGGATGAAATGCGGGGCAGTCCATACCTACAGAAGTTATCTGTGAGGATACTGGGAGCGATGGACCACGTCATAGGTAAGGGCTAAAATGGGGGCCGAGAactaatatgcaaataagctagaTTTCTCACGTTTTGcattttcgtcgtttattaatgatggaattgtgacaaaatgacgggaatatgttggaaataagttacaaataagttacaaatgtgaatctgaatgtaactttttcaaattcttatcatttgtagtttttacccatcaaattctacaatacgtccctttaaagTCGTGCGATGGGTTTACAAGACAGGGCCATTCTTGGGGCAGTCGTTAACCGTTAGCAccctgaagtagccatttggcaccccattctccaTTGGTtagagagttaggcagcagggagaaggttaaagtgccGTGCAAAATTCAGCTGATGAATGCACCAGCTTAAACTTTTGCCTCCCAGACTCCCTGGACGACCCAGACTACCTGATCCCGGCCCTGGAGAAGCTCGGACAGATGCACGCCGACATGACCAACCCCGTCATCTTACCGGAGGACCTATGGGTAAGTTAAGTTAGTATGTTAtgggtgcccatccccgtttcatagccctgggccaccctgtggtgcaatcactgcagcagggggctagtccactggcagtggagtgtgtttaacttccatactgtttcataagtatgtaccattttcataaagtctttggtatgactcaatgcgacTCTTGTCCAGAGgagtcctacccgggagttgaactcgggccttctggttccaagtaatcagaaccagatgtggtaagtaacagaagcgcagaccactacacgaTAGggagtacaaatgtataaaccACTTATATGAGAGATAAAGGGCAATCATTTTACagtctccttccttccttccttccacggTATGGTCCAACTATTCTGCTGCTAGAAGCATGGTTTACATGTAGTCAGGCCATTATCTGACGAAATGAGCTTGACCAGTTTAGGCTTcgtcttctattgaaccatcctaaCATAGTCTTCATCAATTAACATATAAATTATGAGGTTTGGTTTACAACCTATTAACCCCAGAAACTCGTTTTCTCACGGACAAAAGACTGTGGGTGctgtcagaaacgtctgacGGTTTCCGCATTTTATCCAGCTGCatgagtaacagttactgtaaccgTGTGAAATAATTTTCGGTTACCGTTCAAATTTTCTCTACGTCTATGATCTTCACAGAAGCTGGAGGGACCGTTCCTAATCGCTGTGGGGGAAGTCTTGGAGGACAGGTTCACACGGAAGTACAAGGACATATACCAGAAGTTCATCATTTTCGTTCTGGAAAGCATCGTCATCGGCTTCGATCCACACTGAGAATGTCTGGAACAGCGTGTAGAGAAGCACTGTCAGCTATTGTAATAGCATTGTGCTGGGTCTCATGCGAAATGCTTTGTGCTAGACTGACGAGGGACAGACTATTAGCTGAAACTATCTAATACTATACTTATCATAGAAATACCGGTAAGTAATACGACCACCACAGAGAAGTAACACGACAAAGACCAGCGTTTGTTATGGCTGTGATCAATTATTAACCATTCCACTGTATTGTACTAACATTGAATAAAATCCcctacaaaaagtacaaaattcaTACAACCTATCACTAACCTGTGTTCCGATACTCTTCCGGTCTCATTACCAAGACAGATTCAACGCTACAATGTACCATTATACATGCGCTAAAACACACATTTACAAATTGACCTGTGCCGTATCATTCCCTTATCCTTTAAAACATTTACAAAaggaaacattaaaaaaagtgttAATTACAAGATTCAACTTAACTTgaaccaaaaaaatgaaaagaagtCTCTCGATGTCTCGTTGTATACAAATATTCTGATATTGGTCTTTGGTCACTACATGGTTGGTTTTGGACCACGCTATTTGTTAAAGGGGGGTGTTCAAAACTTAACCTACTCTGTCACCCTCCAGTCTAGTAAAATATACTGTACATCGTAGACATCAGCACCAAATGTATTGGCAAATACGAGTCACATAAGTATTAGACCCTACTACTACattagtttatcatttttcagacTATTCCACTTCAAAAACGGGTTTCACAGCAAGGTTAATATGTACAGTTGACATTATTACAAGAATGCCCTGACCTTTAGTAGGTTGACACTCAGAAAAAGCACCAAATTCTTGTCATAATTATTTCCTGATGTTTTCTGCTCTATGTAAAAACAGTATGTTTGAGATAACACTATTTCACA belongs to Branchiostoma lanceolatum isolate klBraLanc5 chromosome 15, klBraLanc5.hap2, whole genome shotgun sequence and includes:
- the LOC136421047 gene encoding uncharacterized protein; this encodes MGSVASKSASRRKHKGAPLPPPLPPKPLDPRIKLDPKEKFYLQKSWKTVARNEDVAAMTMFISLFRSSPEIKEKWPQLRKLSEDEILPGRPRLPDPGPGEARTDARRHDQPRHLTGGPMEAGGTVPNRCGGSLGGQVHTEVQGHIPEVHHFRSGKHRHRLRSTLRMSGTACREALSAIVIALCWVSCEMLCARLTRDRLLAETI